AAATTCTTATCGGTTCGCGATATTGGGTATTTGCAATGGGCTGTTGAAAAAGTAATTCTTTGGGATAGAACGATTCCTGATGAAAAAGTAATTCATATTCATGGCGATATGGATGATGTTTTTCCTATGAAATATATAAGAGAGTGTATTGTAGTAAAAGGAGGAACGCACATTATGATTTTAAATAAATACAAATGGTTCAATACTAATTTACCAGCAATTATTATAGATTCAGTTGGAAAAACGGATTGATTGTTGTTAGTTTAAAAAGAACGTGAAAATAAAAAAGAGATGAGAGTAATAGAAAAAATATGTTTAATGACTGCTTTGATTTTTGTGAGTGGATTGTTAATTTTTGCAACCACTGATGAATCAAAAAAGAAACTAGTAAAGGCGGAATCGGAAAGTTATTTTCCAGCAACAGCTAATTTTGCAGGGGAACAAACGCCATTAAAAATATCGGATGTAAAGGAACGCTTGGATAGGGAGTTGATTGTAAATATTAATTTGCATGCTTCAACTATTTTAGCAATTAAAAGAGCCAACCGTGCATTTCCAATTATCGAACCCATTTTAAAGAAAAACGGTATTCCAGATGATTTTAAATATTTGGCTGTGATAGAAAGTGGTTTAGTAAATGCCGTTTCGGGTGCAGGTGCAAGAGGAGTATGGCAATTTATGCCTGAAACTGCCAAAGAACGAGGGATGGAAGTGAATGATGGAGTTGACGAACGCTATGATCTAGAGAAATCGACTCAGGCTGCTTGTAGTTACTTTTTAAGTGCCAAAGCAAAATTTGGAACTTGGACCTTGGCCGCTGCTTCTTATAACGGTGGAATGGGTGGTGTAAACAAGCAAATGGATATTCAAAAAGAAACCAATTATTACGATTTATTACTGACCGAAGAAACCTCTCGATATGTATTTAGAATATTAGCTTTGAAGGAAATCATGAAAAATCCGGATAAATTTGGATTTACATTGGCAAATGAAGAACTGTATACACTACTTCCAACAAAAAAAATAGAAATAGATAGTTCGATTACTGATTTGGCCGATTTTGCAAAAGCACAAGGAATCAATTATAAGATTTTAAAAATTCATAATCCATGGCTTAGAGATAAGAAATTGGATAACCCTACCAATAAAAAATATACATTAGAAATTCCTTTAAGCGGATATTAATTTAAAACGGTATGAAAATGACTATTCAAACAATTATAATATTAATGACTATTGGTTTAGTAGCAGGAGTACTGAGTGGATTGATTGGAATTGGAGGTGGGATAATTATGGTTCCGTTATTATTGCTGATGGGTTTTACTCAGCAACAAGCCCAAGGAACA
The Flavobacterium sp. WC2421 genome window above contains:
- a CDS encoding lytic transglycosylase domain-containing protein encodes the protein MRVIEKICLMTALIFVSGLLIFATTDESKKKLVKAESESYFPATANFAGEQTPLKISDVKERLDRELIVNINLHASTILAIKRANRAFPIIEPILKKNGIPDDFKYLAVIESGLVNAVSGAGARGVWQFMPETAKERGMEVNDGVDERYDLEKSTQAACSYFLSAKAKFGTWTLAAASYNGGMGGVNKQMDIQKETNYYDLLLTEETSRYVFRILALKEIMKNPDKFGFTLANEELYTLLPTKKIEIDSSITDLADFAKAQGINYKILKIHNPWLRDKKLDNPTNKKYTLEIPLSGY